From the Lampris incognitus isolate fLamInc1 chromosome 6, fLamInc1.hap2, whole genome shotgun sequence genome, one window contains:
- the alpk3a gene encoding alpha-protein kinase 3 — MTSRRPMTRSASGNGRTSSFSEEEGGSSNGRTESRNPYLSNVRPENRYSHYRPMRSTLCSVMAQLTEDIQPSFETTLKAKAVSENCNVKFTCVVSGYPAPELTWYKDDMEMDRYCGLPKYEIRRNGKTHSLHIYNCTLDDAAIYQASASNSKGIVSCSGVLEVGTMNEYKIHQRFFAKLKQKAELKKKELEESKKKKGKDNVQQEQPQVISERSQRKRPIPPPKETPILQERGAVQQSGAVALEPNGVSTEVRETAPVTPKDSGVEETETPTTQSPTTETSQTKKIKLSNGLDAGVGSHGNSRGQKMGNGGENSYDGGLSLAQFLADTLHSQAAEEKQNSLEVENSKDMDTSITDVNKEERAREKKCKEWDEKEGEKALGEEHERDREKEQELAIEREKEREKLAELPHKMSHSKHVSATKSHSKAHKDHDHHNIQSSISSVLHTVKDFFFGKSKKDSHEHWEKEEREVDVPGDSIHSSPPEQEPQPLFWLQPEPQPEVDKTPLAKEALPMGIGELKEPSAMMVTEQQSVSLELVTAQKHEREDSASHTEDLPPACEPPPEKVADSIKPEALMTNDVVEPMEVSMEGDSTAPGKSISTARSPVFTEATEKDPWAVPVIQVVSALQQEPNAPVASSEPDHWVTREETKSSSMQDPPGLPLTQASSEETCPPTSIDTDLGSSLATSGSVKSEIDNQGLDKVTADSLEEKVITDDETGKERAFDTHNNHSSKTMWLEQKADLKLESQPFPVKDSTAVNELRTDSLEEEREACDSSTLNQVPVILITDENAIAACSTESDHFKVETEDTPLIQEANVEFPVTVAPESEERADLKILPESTPLVERIEDQRPSEKEHSKSALESNAEGEAFKVFTPFERKPEVSSLDNIEIDEQAFSKVEEIKDRRESLHRDEAQTILIERELEMGKDKEVQVKADGLSKPKSPSKELNKACPDGVSQEVIVATNVEGRERAIVGLTQNAPEIEVFKSTTKDIQDTKPTVPEIRLTEQILGEKIEEMEPEITISTLPRASNKPKSEPTILQRDNTIIMSDAICQAQAVSTVTEDFTPTRKNVLNDDKLPSMEKKQDVVQLDDTTKIFNPEQPFEKTNEQDSQMDHTSVDVVNVSHPDENKCGESVCVSSEPPISDTPQSDESPKVPLFVMPPTPVICDDSPPESNVTTQNEWAKTETLTAILSRATCGLESSSIIEDDKMLRKKPNQEAMSKSIMENTPSILDIALIPAEVNTNVVSIGGTEEVPVTENSKMTPGDTILAGPSYKPMKEARLESDIAVEDLQKDNRSVDRLGLNIQTLPTLSPASLRKFLSRASPGSDTQAAMSVPSITVGDSQSDKTADELSGGSTPTSSLSCESSPRLKRRDSLSLIRSATPEELASGARRKIFLPKTKGEDGEGVGVIAGAPDTKSKKDNPYMSPSQARRAALLQAPTGQHTPPMERRSPLVSRRKATLEVPKVVEETPTEEKANSKPEEKPAEKEKLDPFKAPQVIRKIRGEPFPDASGHLKLWCQFFNVLSDSTIKWYRDEEEILEVKRSGGDESQVALAIVQASSQDCGVYGCTIKNEYGTDTTDFLLSIDILSEILLKDDFEVGEEIEMTPLLFTKGLADSSCWGDKFFGRIMTMEGNFGEGCAHKVSRMKVIYGLDPVFESGSTCIIKVQSPIAYGTKEGSNLVERNQETTKQECKVQNLIREYCKIFAAEARVIDNFGLSLEVNPQYLMYRPANSVPYAAAEADLNGVFLNYCTMDAKGRLITRTISEVEQKCCAFQHWIHQWTHGNLLVTRLEGVGHKLTNVRAVTKSKGYQGLTDYCSPKVFEQFLAQHQCNYYCGLLGLRPLKPMDSLPQPAKMKGSKSPLLNRKTGMGSSSPQLQRRGTNSPQMTRKATSSPKVTRKSKDADNNTKSQETEDNGSDAKPKSTDTLSVIQTR; from the exons ATGACTTCCAGGAGACCAATGACTCGTTCTGCCTCTGGCAACGGGAGGACAAGCAGCTTTAGCGAAGAGGAGGGCGGCTCTTCTAATGGTCGGACAGAGAGTCGCAACCCTTACCTCTCCAATGTCAGGCCTGAAAACAG GTATTCTCACTACAGGCCGATGAG GAGCACATTATGCAGTGTGATGGCTCAGCTGACGGAGGACATACAGCCGTCCTTTGAGACCACCTTAAAAGCAAAGGCAGTGTCGGAAAACTGTAATGTGAAGTTCACCTGTGTGGTTTCAG GTTACCCAGCTCCAGAACTGACATGGTATAAAGACGATATGGAGATGGATCGGTACTGCGGTCTCCCAAAGTATGAGATTCGACGCAATGGAAAAACCCACTCCCTCCATATTTACAA CTGTACGTTGGACGATGCAGCAATCTATCAGGCCTCAGCCAGTAACAGTAAGGGTATTGTCTCCTGCTCGGGCGTTTTGGAAGTCGGCACCATGAACGAGTACAAGATCCATCAGAGGTTCTTTGCCAAACTAAAGCAAAAAGCAGAGCTCAAAAAGAAGGAGTTGGAGGAGAGCAAGAAGAAGAAGGGTAAAGACAATGTCCAGCAAGAGCAACCGCAGGTCATCTCTGAACGAAGTCAAAGGAAACGACCCATTCCCCCGCCAAAGGAGACCCCAATTCTCCAGGAGCGTGGAGCTGTGCAGCAGTCAGGGGCTGTTGCACTAGAACCCAATGGGGTCAGCACTGAAGTCAGGGAAACAGCCCCTGTGACCCCAAAAGACAGTGGTGTAGAAGAGACAGAGACACCTACCACCCAGTCCCCAACTACAGAGACCTCGCAAACAAAGAAAATAAAGCTCTCTAATGGTTTAGATGCTGGAGTTGGCAGCCACGGCAATAGCAGAGGCCAGAAAATGGGAAATGGGGGTGAAAACTCTTATGATGGGGGGCTCAGTTTGGCACAATTTCTGGCAGACACTCTCCATTCCCAGGCTGCCGAGGAGAAGCAGAACTCTTTGGAAGTGGAGAATAGTAAAGATATGGATACAtctattacagatgttaacaaagAAGAACGAGCTCGAGAGAAAAAATGCAAAGAGTGGGatgaaaaagagggagaaaaagcaCTAGGTGAAGAGcacgagagagatagagagaaagagcaagaattAGCcatcgagagagagaaagaaagagaaaagctaGCAGAATTGCCACACAAGATGAGCCACTCTAAGCACGTTTCAGCCACCAAAAGTCACAGCAAGGCTCATAAGGATCATGACCACCATAACATTCAGTCTTCCATctcctctgtcctccacacagtCAAAGACTTCTTCTTTGGAAAGAGCAAGAAGGACTCTCATGAACACtgggagaaggaggagagagaggtcgATGTCCCAGGTGACTCAATACATTCTAGCCCTCCTGAACAAGAGCCACAACCACTCTTTTGGCTGCAGCCAGAACCTCAACCAGAGGTTGATAAAACTCCTCTCGCAAAGGAGGCGTTACCCATGGGGATTGGGGAGCTGAAGGAGCCATCTGCCATGATGGTAACAGAACAACAGTCAGTTTCGTTAGAGCTTGTGACAGCACAAAAACATGAGCGTGAAGATAGTGCTTCCCACACAGAAGATCTCCCTCCAGCTTGTGAACCACCACCTGAGAAGGTAGCCGACTCCATCAAACCAGAGGCGTTGATGACTAATGACGTCGTGGAGCCTATGGAGGTGTCTATGGAAGGAGACAGCACTGCTCCAGGCAAATCGATATCCACGGCCAGGTCTCCAGTCTTCACTGAG GCTACAGAAAAAGATCCCTGGGCAGTCCCAGTTATCCAAGTGGTTTCCGCACTCCAGCAAGAGCCAAATGCCCCAGTGGCTTCATCGGAGCCCGATCACTGGGTCACAAGAGAGGAAACCAAGTCTTCATCCATGCAAGATCCACCTGGCTTGCCACTGACTCAAGCCTCCAGTGAGGAGACGTGTCCCCCGACATCCATCGACACCGATTTGGGGAGCAGTTTGGCTACCTCCGGTAGTGTCAAATCAGAAATAGACAACCAGGGCCTTGATAAGGTAACCGCCGACAGTTTGGAAGAGAAGGTGATAACTGATGATGAAACGGGCAAAGAAAGAGCATTTGACACGCATAACAATCATTCATCCAAAACTATGTGGCTGGAACAGAAAGCTGATTTGAAGTTAGAGTCACAGCCGTTTCCAGTCAAAGACAGCACTGCGGTTAATGAATTGAGAACAGATTCATTGGAAGAGGAAAGAGAAGCGTGTGATTCTTCGACACTAAACCAGGTGCCTGTTATTTTGATAACGGATGAGAACGCTATAGCAGCATGCAGCACTGAGAGTGACCACTTCAAAGTAGAGACGGAGGATACTCCACTTATTCAGGAAGCCAATGTAGAGTTTCCTGTAACTGTAGCCCCGgagagtgaagagagagctgaCCTAAAAATACTACCAGAGTCCACCCCTCTCGTGGAACGCATAGAAGACCAACGTCCGAGTGAGAAAGAACATTCAAAGTCAGCTTTAGAAAGTAACGCGGAGGGAGAGGCATTTAAAGTGTTCACTCCTTTTGAGAGAAAACCAGAAGTTAGCTCCCTGGACAACATAGAAATAGACGAGCAGGCATTTTCAAAAGTTGAGGAAATTAAAGACAGGAGGGAAAGTTTACACAGAGATGAAGCGCAGACCATCCTTATTGAGAGGGAATTGGAAATGGGGAAAGACAAAGAGGTTCAGGTGAAAGCAGATGGGTTGAGCAAACCAAAGAGCCCCTCAAAGGAATTAAACAAGGCTTGCCCTGACGGTGTGTCTCAGGAAGTCATTGTGGCGACAAATGTCGAAGGCAGGGAAAGAGCCATAGTCGGACTCACACAGAACGCTCCAGAGATCGAAGTTTTCAAATCTACCACGAAGGACATCCAGGACACTAAACCAACTGTGCCAGAAATAAGGCTGACTGAACAAATTCTGGGAGAAAAAATTGAAGAGATGGAACCTGAGATTACAATCTCTACCCTACCACGGGCATCAAACAAGCCAAAATCAGAGCCTACCATTTTGCAAAGAGATAATACAATCATCATGTCAGATGCAATATGCCAGGCACAGGCCGTCTCTACAGTGACTGAAGACTTCACACCCACACGGAAAAATGTGCTGAATGATGATAAACTCCCTTCAATGGAGAAAAAGCAGGATGTTGTGCAATTGGATGACACAACAAAAATATTTAATCCAGAGCAACCATTTGAGAAAACCAATGAACAAGACTCTCAGATGGACCACACATCAGTTGATGTCGTGAATGTTTCTCATCCTGATGAAAACAAGTGTGgggagagtgtctgtgtgtcttcAGAGCCCCCTATCTCAGATACACCACAATCAGATGAGTCACCCAAAGTACCTTTGTTTGTGATGCCACCCACCCCAGTCATTTGTGACGACAGCCCTCCTGAAAGCAATGTAACCACTCAAAATGAGTGGGCGAAAACAGAAACTTTGACTGCCATTCTGAGTAGAGCGACGTGTGGTCTtgaaagtagtagtattattgAGGATGATAAGATGCTTAGGAAGAAGCCAAACCAAGAAGCAATGTCAAAGAGTATAATGGAAAACACACCTTCAATATTAGATATAGCCCTAATACCGGCGGAAGTTAACACCAATGTGGTCTCAATAGGTGGAACAGAAGAAGTCCCTGTCACTGAAAATtcaaagatgacacctggagatACTATTTTGGCTGGGCCATCTTACAAACCCATGAAAGAGGCCAGGTTGGAGTCTGATATAGCTGTAGAGGACCTGCAAAAAGACAATCGCTCTGTTGATAGATTGGGTTTAAACATCCAAACACTTCCAACACTGAGTCCAGCCAGTCTCCGCAAGTTTCTGTCCAGAGCTTCTCCGGGTTCAGACACCCAGGCTGCCATGTCTGTCCCTTCTATCACTGTGGGTGATTCCCAAAGCGACAAGACAGCAGATGAACTGAGCGGAGGCTCAACGCCAACATCCTCCCTCTCCTGTGAGAGTAGCCCCCGACTGAAACGAAGAGACAGTCTGTCTCTTATTCGCTCTGCCACACCCGAGGAGCTGGCCTCTGGGGCCCGCCGCAAAATCTTCCTCCCCAAAActaaaggagaggatggggagggAGTAGGGGTAATTGCAGGGGCCCCAGATACTAAAAGCAAGAAGGACAACCCCTACATGTCACCCAGCCAGGCTCGCAGGGCAGCTTTGCTACAAGCTCCTACAGGACAGCATACCCCACCGATGGAGAGACGCTCACCTCTGGTCAGCCGGCGAAAGGCCACCTTGGAGGTGCCCAAAGTGGTGGAAGAGACTCCCACAGAAGAGAAAGCCAACTCCAAGCCAGAGGAGAAACCTGCTGAGAAGGAGAAGCTGGACCCATTCAAAG CTCCTCAGGTTATCCGGAAGATCAGGGGAGAACCATTTCCAGATGCCTCTGGACACCTGAAGCTGTGGTGCCAGTTCTTCAATGTGCTCAGTGACTCCACTATCAAGTGGTACAGAGATGAAGAGGAAATACTAGAGGTGAAACGAAG TGGAGGAGATGAAAGCCAAGTAGCGCTAGCCATTGTCCAGGCATCCAGCCAAGACTGTGGGGTATACGGGTGCACAATCAAAAACGAATACGGGACTGACACCACTGACTTCCTGCTCAGCATAGACA TTCTATCGGAGATCCTGCTAAAGGACGATTTTGAAG TTGGAGAGGAGATAGAGATGACCCCGCTGCTATTCACCAAAGGCCTCGCAGACTCCAGCTGCTGGGGTGACAAGTTCTTTGGTCGCATTATGACCATGGAGGGGAACTTTGGGGAGGGATGTGCGCACAAAGTAAGTAGGATGAAGGTCATCTATGGTCTGGATCCTGTTTTCGAGTCTGGGAGCACCTGCATCATCAAAGTTCAAAGCCCCATTGCATATGGGACGAAAGAGGGGAGTAACCTTGTAGAGAGAAACCAAGAGACTACCAAGCAA GAGTGCAAAGTCCAAAACTTGATTCGGGAATATTGTAAAATCTTTGCCGCTGAAGCAAGAGTTATCGATAACTTTGGCCTTTCCCTAGA AGTAAATCCTCAGTACCTGATGTACCGACCTGCAAACTCTGTGCCGTATGCTGCAGCGGAAGCTGATCTCAATGGCGTCTTCTTAAACTATTGTACGATGGACGCTAAAGGCAGGCTGATTACACGAACCATCTCTGAGGTGGAGCAGAAATGTTGCGCCTTCCAGCACTGGATTCATCAGTGGACCCATGGCAACTTGCTGGTCACGCGGTTAGAGG GCGTTGGACATAAGCTCACGAACGTTAGGGCCGTGACCAAATCAAAAGG GTACCAAGGTCTTACAGATTATTGCTCTCCTAAAGTATTCGAACAGTTCCTGGCCCAACATCAGTGTAACTACTACTGTGGGCTCCTTGGCCTGCGACCCCTGAAGCCTATGGATAGTTTGCCGCAGCCAGCAAAAATGAAGGGCTCCAAGAGTCCCCTGCTCAACCGCAAGACGGGCATGGGCTCCTCCAGCCCCCAGCTGCAGCGGAGAGGAACAAACAGCCCTCAGATGACTAGGAAGGCGACTTCTAGTCCGAAGGTGACCAGAAAATCCAAAGACGCGGACAACAACACAAAGTCCCAAGAGACGGAAGACAACGGGTCAGACGCCAAACCCAAGTCTACGGACACGCTCAGCGTTATCCAAACGAGGTAG
- the slc28a1 gene encoding sodium/nucleoside cotransporter 1 — protein sequence MLFNGMEDYFKAHSRTIKYVVLGILGAGYVAYFIAACVLDFQRAIALVVLTSLAVASKTYDLLKTYQGRRISQWLCPAVQWFSSHMRWIKWVFIVVVLALLATWLAIDTSKRPEQLISFGGACMLVLIMFISSAHRAAVSWRAVFWGLGMQFCIGLFVIRTEPGLTAFKWLGDQIQIFLNYTKAGSSFVFGGLTENIFAFQALPIVVFFSSVMSVLYFLGLMQWLIVKISWVMQITMGTSPTETLSVAGNIFVGQTEAPLLVRPYLKDMTKSEVHAVMTGGFATIAGSVMGAFIAFGIDASSLIAASVMAAPCALAMAKLSYPETETNQFKSEKDIKITCGDERNVLEAASSGASASIGVVANIAANLIAFLAILDFVNSALSWFGSMVGYPSVTFQLICSYVFMPLAFMMGIPYDECFIVAKLIGTKLFLNEFVAYTELSELKDHRLNGLDEVIEGERQWISVRSEIICTYALCGFANFSSLGIMIGGLSSICPSRRLDVSALVLRALFTGTCVSLINACIAGILFVPPLDCVEVFNTSNGTGVDIQTCCYDLFDSTIKNGTISFGGSWSTVANATHYFTRCCGLFDVPVCN from the exons ATGCTATTCAATGGCATGGAGGATTATTTTAAGGCTCATTCAAGAACCATCAAATACGTTGTGCTGGGCATATTAGGAGcag GGTATGTGGCGTACTTCATCGCGGCCTGTGTGTTGGATTTCCAAAGGGCCATTGCTCTCGTCGTGCTGACCAGTTTGGCAGTTGCCTCCAAAACCTATGATCTTTTAAAAACATACCAGGGACGCCGCATCAGTCAGTGGCTTTGTCCTGCAGTGCAATGGTTCAGTTCGCACATGAGGTGGATTAAATG GGTGTTTATAGTCGTGGTCCTGGCCCTGCTAGCCACCTGGCTCGCTATAGACACGTCTAAACGTCCAGAGCAACTCATCTCATTTGGAGGGGCCTGCATGTTGGTCCTGATTATGTTCATCTCCTCGGCACATCGGGCAGCG GTATCATGGAGGGCTGTCTTCTGGGGACTCGGCATGCAGTTTTGCATTGGCCTTTTTGTCATAAGAACAGAGCCAGGGCTTACGGCTTTCAAATGGCTTGGAGACCAAATTCAG ATATTCCTGAACTACACAAAAGCTGGCTCCAGCTTTGTTTTTGGAGGGCTGACTGAAAACATTTTTGCATTCCAA GCTCTGCCCATCGTCGTCTTCTTCAGCAGTGTGATGTCAGTTCTTTATTTCCTGGGGCTCATGCAGTGGCTCATTGTGAAG ATCTCATGGGTGATGCAGATAACGATGGGAACCTCACCCACCGAGACCTTGAGCGTTGCAGGCAACATATTTGTCGGACAG ACCGAGGCGCCACTGCTCGTTCGCCCTTATTTGAAAGACATGACTAAATCGGAGGTCCATGCTGTTATGACCGGGGGATTTGCCACCATCGCAGGCAGCGTAATGGGGGCCTTCATCGCATTTGGG ATCGATGCATCCTCACTGATAGCAGCCTCTGTGATGGCTGCCCCTTGTGCCTTGGCTATGGCCAAACTGTCTTATCCCGAGACAGAGACGAACCAGTTCAAGTCGGAGAAAGATATTAAAATTACTTGTGG GGATGAGCGGAACGTTCTGGAGGCCGCCAGCAGCGGAGCGTCTGCATCGATAGGCGTGGTTGCTAACATAGCTGCCAATCTCATAGCCTTTCTTGCCATCCTGGATTTCGTAAATTCAGCTTTAAGCTGGTTTGGCAGTATGGTGGGATACCCTTCGGTCACATTTCAG CTTATCTGCTCATACGTGTTCATGCCTTTGGCCTTCATGATGGGAATACCATATGATGAATGCTTTATTGTGGCCAAGCTAATTGGAACCAAGCTTTTTCTGAACGAGTTTGTGGCCTACACGGAGCTGTCAGAGCTGAAGGACCACAGGCTAAATGGACTAGATGAAGTTATAGAAGGTGAAAGGCAATGGATCTCT GTCCGATCCGAAATCATATGCACATATGCTCTTTGTGGGTTTGCCAACTTTAGCTCTTTGGGCATTATGATTGGAGGCCTGT CATCCATATGCCCATCCAGAAGACTTGATGTCTCAGCTTTAGTGTTGAGAGCCCTATTCACAGGGACATGCGTATCTCTTATCAATGCTTGCATTGCAG GGATACTTTTTGTTCCTCCTCTCGACTGCGTGGAGGTGTTCAATACGTCCAATGGCACGGGAGTGGACATTCAAACATGCTGTTACGACCTCTTCGACAG CACTATAAAGAACGGGACCATCTCATTTGGCGGCTCTTGGAGCACAGTGGCAAATGCTACTCATTATTTTACTAGATGTTGTGGTCTTTTTGATGTGCCAGTTTGTAATTAG